One segment of Ureibacillus thermophilus DNA contains the following:
- the rpsL gene encoding 30S ribosomal protein S12, producing the protein MPTINQLVRKPRKSKITKSKSPALNKGYNSFKKSLTNVNSPQKRGVCTRVGTMTPKKPNSALRKYARVRLTNQIEVTAYIPGEGHNLQEHSVVLIRGGRVKDLPGVRYHIIRGALDTAGVTDRKQSRSLYGTKKPKEKK; encoded by the coding sequence ATGCCTACAATTAACCAATTGGTACGTAAGCCTCGTAAATCTAAAATTACTAAATCAAAATCACCTGCGTTAAACAAAGGTTACAACAGCTTTAAAAAATCTTTGACTAACGTTAATTCACCACAAAAACGCGGAGTATGTACACGTGTTGGTACAATGACACCTAAAAAACCAAACTCTGCGTTACGTAAATACGCTCGTGTTCGCTTAACTAACCAAATCGAAGTTACAGCTTACATTCCTGGTGAAGGCCATAACTTACAAGAACACAGTGTTGTATTAATCCGTGGTGGACGTGTAAAAGACTTACCAGGGGTACGTTATCACATCATCCGTGGTGCTCTTGATACTGCAGGTGTAACAGATCGTAAACAATCTCGCTCTTTATACGGTACGAAAAAACCAAAAGAGAAAAAATAA
- the rpoB gene encoding DNA-directed RNA polymerase subunit beta, translated as MNKLTGQLVQYGRHRQRRSFARIKEVLELPNLIEIQTSSYEWFLKEGLLELFKEISPIEDFTGNLSLEFVDFSLGEPKYDVDECKERDVTYAAPLRVKVRLHNKETDEVKEQDVFMGDFPLMTETGTFIINGAERVIVSQLVRSPSVYYHDKTDKNGKKGFGATVIPNRGAWLEFETDAKDIVYVRIDRTRKLPATVLLRALGFGSDQEILDIIGDNEYLRNTIEKDNTDSTEKALIEIYERLRPGEPPTVENAKSLLYSRFFDAKRYDLAAVGRYKMNKKLHIKNRLFNQRIAETLVDPETGEIIVEKGTILDRRTLDKILPYLEKGVGFRTLSQVGGVLDGDITIQSIKIYAPNDEDKIINVISNANVEEEVKHLTPADIIAALSYFFNLLYGVGNVDDIDHLGNRRLRSVGELLQNQFRIGLSRMERVVRERMSINDTASIVPQQLINIRPVIAAIKEFFGSSQLSQFMDQTNPLAELTHKRRLSALGPGGLTRERAGMEVRDVHYSHYGRMCPIETPEGPNIGLINSLSTYAKVNKFGFIETPYRRVDPETGRVTDQIDYLTADEEDNYIVAQANSPLNPDGTFAKEEVLGRFRGDNTVFKRELVDYMDVSPKQVVSAATACIPFLENDDSNRALMGANMQRQAVPLIQPEAPYVGTGMEYVAARDSGAAVVCKHEGIVEHVESREIRVRRIEVKDGKEVKGELDVYKLQKFQRSNHGTCINQRPIVKVGDRVKPRDILADGPSMDKGELALGRNVLVAFMTWEGFNYEDAIIMNERLVKDDVYTSIHIEEYESEARDTKLGPEEITRDIPNVGEDALRNLDDRGIVRIGAEVRDGDILVGKVTPKGVTELTAEERLLHAIFGEKAREVRDTSLRVPHGAGGIVLDVKVFNREDGDELPPGVNQLVRVYIVQKRKIRVGDKMAGRHGNKGVISRILPEEDMPFLPDGTPVDIMLNPLGVPSRMNIGQVLELHLGMAARKLGQYMATPVFDGANEEDVWSTMEEAGIARDGKTILYDGRTGEPFDNRVSVGIMYMIKLAHMVDDKLHARSTGPYSLVTQQPLGGKAQFGGQRFGEMEVWALEAYGAAYTLQELLTIKSDDVVGRVKTYEAIVKGESVPEPGVPESFKVLIKELQSLGLDVKMLTVDEEEIELRDMDDEEDLQPADALNILPAKEEKPVETQK; from the coding sequence GTGAATAAGTTGACAGGTCAACTAGTTCAGTACGGACGACACCGCCAGCGTAGAAGCTTTGCGCGCATTAAAGAGGTGTTGGAGCTTCCAAATTTAATTGAGATTCAAACATCCTCATACGAATGGTTCCTTAAAGAAGGATTGCTTGAGTTGTTTAAAGAAATTTCCCCAATTGAGGATTTCACAGGCAATCTCTCCCTTGAATTTGTCGATTTTTCATTAGGTGAACCAAAATATGATGTCGATGAATGTAAGGAACGAGATGTAACTTATGCAGCTCCATTGCGTGTAAAGGTACGTCTTCATAACAAAGAAACTGATGAAGTAAAAGAACAAGATGTGTTCATGGGGGATTTCCCATTAATGACTGAAACAGGCACATTTATTATCAATGGTGCCGAACGGGTTATCGTATCTCAGTTGGTACGTTCGCCAAGCGTATATTATCACGATAAAACAGACAAAAACGGCAAAAAAGGATTTGGTGCAACGGTCATCCCTAACCGCGGCGCATGGCTAGAGTTTGAAACAGATGCAAAAGACATTGTTTATGTCCGCATCGATCGCACTCGTAAATTGCCGGCTACCGTTTTATTAAGAGCGCTAGGCTTTGGTTCTGATCAAGAAATTCTTGATATTATCGGCGACAACGAATATTTGCGCAACACGATTGAAAAAGACAATACAGATAGCACGGAAAAGGCATTGATTGAAATTTATGAACGCCTTCGTCCGGGTGAACCGCCAACAGTTGAAAACGCCAAAAGCTTGCTTTATTCCCGTTTCTTTGATGCGAAACGCTATGATTTAGCGGCTGTTGGTCGTTATAAAATGAATAAAAAATTGCATATAAAAAATCGTTTGTTCAATCAAAGAATTGCCGAAACATTAGTCGACCCTGAAACAGGGGAAATTATTGTCGAAAAGGGTACAATTCTTGATCGCCGTACATTAGATAAAATTCTGCCTTATTTAGAGAAAGGTGTCGGATTCCGTACTTTATCTCAAGTAGGCGGTGTATTGGATGGAGATATTACAATCCAATCCATTAAGATATATGCTCCGAATGATGAAGACAAAATCATCAACGTGATTTCTAACGCAAACGTTGAAGAGGAAGTGAAACATTTAACACCAGCTGATATTATCGCTGCCTTGTCATACTTCTTCAACTTGCTATATGGCGTAGGAAACGTGGATGACATCGATCATTTAGGTAATCGTCGTTTACGTTCAGTTGGGGAATTGTTGCAAAATCAATTCCGCATTGGACTTTCCCGTATGGAACGTGTAGTGCGTGAACGGATGTCCATTAACGATACGGCTTCCATCGTGCCGCAACAATTGATTAATATTCGTCCTGTGATTGCAGCAATTAAAGAGTTCTTTGGTAGCTCGCAATTATCTCAATTTATGGACCAAACAAACCCGCTAGCAGAATTAACGCATAAACGCCGTCTTTCTGCCTTAGGACCAGGTGGTTTAACGAGAGAACGTGCAGGTATGGAAGTGCGCGACGTTCACTACTCACACTATGGTCGTATGTGTCCGATTGAAACGCCAGAGGGTCCAAACATCGGATTAATCAACTCGCTATCAACTTATGCAAAAGTGAATAAATTCGGCTTTATTGAAACCCCATACCGCCGAGTTGACCCTGAAACAGGGCGAGTAACAGATCAGATTGACTACTTGACAGCGGATGAAGAAGACAACTATATCGTGGCTCAAGCGAACTCACCGTTGAATCCAGACGGTACATTTGCCAAAGAAGAAGTTTTAGGTCGTTTCCGTGGAGACAACACAGTTTTCAAAAGAGAATTAGTTGACTACATGGACGTATCACCAAAACAAGTAGTATCTGCAGCGACAGCATGTATTCCGTTCTTAGAAAACGACGACTCCAACCGCGCGTTGATGGGGGCAAACATGCAGCGTCAGGCAGTGCCATTAATCCAACCGGAAGCTCCTTATGTAGGGACAGGAATGGAATACGTTGCCGCTCGTGACTCCGGTGCTGCGGTAGTCTGCAAACACGAAGGTATCGTGGAACATGTGGAATCAAGAGAGATTCGCGTTCGCCGCATTGAAGTGAAAGATGGCAAAGAAGTAAAAGGCGAACTAGATGTCTATAAGCTTCAGAAATTCCAACGTTCCAACCACGGTACATGCATTAACCAACGTCCAATCGTGAAAGTTGGAGATCGCGTAAAACCAAGAGATATCTTAGCGGATGGTCCTTCCATGGATAAAGGCGAACTTGCTTTAGGTCGCAACGTTCTTGTTGCCTTCATGACATGGGAAGGTTTCAACTACGAAGACGCGATTATCATGAACGAACGTCTTGTAAAAGATGATGTGTATACATCCATTCATATTGAAGAATATGAATCAGAAGCTCGTGATACAAAATTAGGTCCAGAAGAAATTACTCGCGATATTCCAAATGTGGGCGAAGATGCACTTCGCAACCTTGACGATCGCGGTATTGTCCGCATTGGTGCAGAGGTGCGCGATGGAGATATCTTAGTAGGGAAAGTAACGCCAAAAGGAGTTACAGAGTTAACAGCTGAAGAACGATTGCTCCATGCGATTTTCGGTGAAAAAGCCCGCGAAGTGCGTGATACATCATTGCGTGTACCACACGGAGCAGGTGGTATCGTTCTTGATGTAAAAGTCTTCAACCGCGAAGATGGAGATGAATTGCCACCAGGAGTTAACCAGCTCGTGCGTGTTTACATTGTTCAAAAACGCAAAATCCGCGTCGGTGACAAAATGGCCGGACGCCACGGTAACAAAGGGGTTATTTCCCGCATATTACCTGAAGAAGATATGCCATTCTTGCCAGACGGAACTCCAGTTGACATCATGTTAAATCCATTGGGCGTACCGTCTCGTATGAACATCGGACAAGTGTTGGAACTTCACTTAGGTATGGCTGCTCGAAAATTAGGTCAATACATGGCTACTCCAGTATTTGATGGAGCCAACGAAGAAGATGTTTGGAGTACAATGGAAGAAGCGGGAATTGCTCGAGACGGTAAGACAATCCTTTACGATGGACGCACGGGAGAACCGTTTGATAACCGAGTATCTGTCGGCATCATGTACATGATTAAACTCGCCCACATGGTTGATGATAAACTTCATGCCCGTTCAACTGGTCCATACTCGCTCGTAACGCAACAGCCACTGGGCGGTAAAGCGCAGTTCGGCGGACAACGTTTCGGTGAGATGGAGGTTTGGGCACTAGAAGCTTATGGTGCAGCTTATACACTTCAAGAATTATTAACAATCAAATCCGATGACGTTGTAGGCCGCGTGAAAACTTACGAAGCCATCGTAAAAGGCGAAAGTGTTCCTGAACCAGGCGTACCAGAAAGTTTCAAAGTGTTAATTAAAGAACTTCAATCACTAGGATTAGACGTGAAAATGCTCACAGTTGACGAAGAAGAAATCGAATTGAGAGATATGGATGATGAAGAGGATCTTCAACCAGCAGATGCTCTCAATATCTTGCCAGCTAAAGAAGAAAAACCTGTTGAAACTCAAAAATAA
- the rplL gene encoding 50S ribosomal protein L7/L12 produces the protein MTKEQIIEAIKEMTVLELNDLVKAIEEEFGVTAAAPVAVVGGAAAGAAAEEKTEFDVVLANAGDQKIKVIKVVRELTGLGLKEAKDLVDNAPKPLKEGVSKEEAEEIKAKLEEVGASVELK, from the coding sequence ATGACTAAAGAACAAATTATTGAAGCTATTAAAGAAATGACAGTTCTTGAATTAAATGACTTAGTAAAAGCAATCGAAGAAGAATTCGGCGTAACAGCTGCTGCTCCAGTTGCAGTTGTTGGTGGCGCTGCTGCAGGTGCTGCTGCTGAAGAAAAAACTGAATTCGATGTAGTACTTGCTAACGCTGGCGACCAAAAAATCAAAGTTATCAAAGTTGTACGTGAACTTACTGGCTTAGGCTTAAAAGAAGCTAAAGACTTAGTTGACAACGCTCCAAAACCACTTAAAGAAGGCGTTTCTAAAGAAGAAGCTGAAGAAATCAAAGCTAAACTTGAAGAAGTTGGCGCTTCTGTAGAACTTAAGTGA
- a CDS encoding class I SAM-dependent methyltransferase has protein sequence MTEHYYSKKPQTESKPQQWRYVLLGHSLLFETDSGVFSKNEVDFGSRLLIETFQMPEVDGAVLDVGCGYGPIGLAIAKQYPERTVFMMDINERAVQLAKKNAEMNGIQNVRIYESDGVSVDGDVQVAAVLTNPPIRAGKETVFKIYDGAFRYLCVGGELWVVIQKKQGAPSTLKYLEEKFRSVEIMEKKKGYWIIKAEK, from the coding sequence ATGACAGAACATTATTATTCCAAAAAGCCTCAAACAGAAAGCAAACCTCAGCAATGGCGTTATGTGCTTTTAGGACATTCTTTATTATTCGAAACGGATTCGGGTGTATTTAGCAAAAACGAAGTGGATTTTGGATCGCGTTTATTGATTGAAACCTTTCAAATGCCTGAAGTAGATGGTGCTGTTTTAGATGTTGGCTGCGGCTACGGGCCCATTGGTTTGGCCATTGCAAAACAATATCCTGAGCGGACCGTTTTTATGATGGACATTAACGAACGGGCTGTTCAATTGGCGAAGAAGAACGCTGAAATGAACGGAATCCAAAATGTACGAATTTATGAAAGCGACGGCGTATCAGTAGATGGGGATGTCCAAGTGGCTGCTGTATTGACAAATCCGCCAATCCGTGCAGGTAAAGAAACGGTTTTTAAAATCTATGATGGAGCATTCCGATATTTGTGTGTTGGAGGAGAACTATGGGTGGTTATTCAGAAGAAACAAGGTGCGCCATCCACGCTAAAATATTTAGAAGAGAAGTTTCGTTCAGTGGAAATAATGGAGAAGAAAAAAGGTTATTGGATTATTAAAGCTGAAAAATAA
- the rpoC gene encoding DNA-directed RNA polymerase subunit beta', giving the protein MVDVNEFEFMKIGLASPDKIRSWSYGEVKKPETINYRTLKPEKDGLFCERIFGPTKDWECHCGKYKRVRYKGVVCDRCGVEVTRAKVRRERMGHIELAAPVSHIWYFKGIPSRMGLILDMSPRALEEVIYFASYVVIDPGATTLEKKQLLSEKEYRTYRSKFGNSFEVGMGAEAIKKLLEQIDLEEEANKLKEELKTAQGQRRTRAIKRLEVIESFRSSGNRPEWMVLEVLPVIPPELRPMVQLDGGRFATSDLNDLYRRVINRNNRLKRLLDLGAPSIIVQNEKRMLQEAVDALIDNGRRGRPVTGPGNRPLKSLSHMLKGKQGRFRQNLLGKRVDYSGRSVIVVGPNLKMYQCGLPKEMAIELFKPFVMKELVERGLAHNIKSAKRKIERMHNEVWDVLEDVIKEHPVLLNRAPTLHRLGIQAFEPTLVEGRAIRLHPLVCTAYNADFDGDQMAVHVPLSAEAQAEARLLMLAAQNILNPKDGKPVVTPSQDMVLGNYYLTLERKGARGEGSIFSSPNEVLVAYQNGNVHLHSRIAVKASSLNNKTFTEEQNKKFLITTVGKIIFNEILPESFPYINEPTSYNLEVATPDKYFVDLRIDDEMLKELEASEEYNQLSEKEKIEYQRKAVLKKYIEDQELITPFRKKFLGSIIAEVFKRFHITETSKMLDRLKDLGFKYSTRAGITVSIADILVLPEKKEILDKAQKKVDKVMQQFRRGLITEEERYDRVISSWSEAKDEIQAKLMNSLPKLNPIFMMSDSGARGNASNFTQLAGMRGLMANPAGRIIELPIKSSFREGLSVLEYFISTHGARKGLADTALKTADSGYLTRRLVDVAQDVIIREEDCGTDRGLTIGALMDGTEVIESLEERIVGRYAKKTVRHPETGEVLVERDSLITQDIARKIIDAGIEKVTIRSAFTCNTRHGVCKKCYGINLATGEEVEVGEAVGIIAAQSIGEPGTQLTMRTFHTGGVAGNDITQGLPRIQEIFEARNPKGQAIISEIRGVVTDIEESRDGLREITVAGEIETRKYQAPYNARLKVALGDEVEPGQVLTDGSIDPKQLLKVKDVATVQEYLLKEVQKVYRMQGVEIGDKHIEVMVRQMLRKVRVIEAGDTDLLPGTLLDIHQFTDANREAIMNGKIPATCRPVILGITKASLETESFLSAASFQETTRVLTDAAIKGKRDPLLGLKENVILGKLVPAGTGMQRYRQIKIKETPVDAQDKVTSVE; this is encoded by the coding sequence TTGGTTGACGTAAATGAATTCGAATTTATGAAAATTGGTTTAGCTTCACCAGATAAAATCCGCTCTTGGTCTTATGGAGAAGTAAAAAAACCTGAAACAATTAACTATCGTACATTAAAACCTGAAAAAGACGGTCTTTTCTGCGAACGCATTTTTGGTCCTACAAAAGACTGGGAATGCCACTGTGGAAAATATAAACGTGTTCGTTATAAAGGTGTAGTATGTGATCGATGCGGCGTTGAAGTAACACGAGCAAAGGTTCGCCGTGAACGCATGGGCCATATTGAACTTGCGGCGCCAGTTTCCCATATCTGGTACTTCAAAGGAATTCCAAGCCGTATGGGTCTGATTCTTGATATGTCCCCTAGAGCACTTGAGGAAGTTATTTACTTTGCATCTTATGTAGTTATCGATCCAGGTGCTACAACACTAGAAAAGAAACAGTTATTATCTGAAAAAGAATATCGCACATATCGCTCAAAATTCGGCAATAGTTTCGAAGTAGGCATGGGTGCTGAAGCCATTAAAAAACTGCTCGAACAAATTGATTTAGAAGAAGAAGCAAATAAATTAAAAGAGGAATTAAAAACTGCTCAAGGCCAACGCCGTACACGTGCCATTAAACGCCTTGAAGTCATTGAATCTTTCCGCAGCTCTGGCAACAGACCGGAATGGATGGTTTTGGAAGTGCTTCCTGTTATTCCACCAGAACTTCGACCAATGGTACAGCTTGATGGTGGACGTTTTGCTACTTCAGACTTGAACGATTTATATCGCCGCGTAATTAACCGGAACAATCGTCTAAAACGGTTACTTGATTTAGGTGCTCCAAGCATCATCGTTCAAAACGAAAAACGCATGCTGCAAGAAGCAGTAGATGCCTTAATTGATAATGGACGCAGAGGCCGCCCTGTAACAGGCCCTGGTAACCGACCGTTAAAATCTTTATCTCATATGTTAAAAGGTAAACAGGGTCGTTTCCGTCAAAACTTGCTTGGTAAACGTGTTGACTACTCAGGCCGTTCCGTTATCGTTGTAGGTCCAAACCTAAAAATGTATCAATGCGGTTTGCCAAAAGAAATGGCCATTGAATTATTCAAGCCATTTGTTATGAAAGAGCTTGTTGAAAGAGGTTTGGCCCATAACATTAAGAGTGCAAAACGCAAAATTGAACGCATGCACAACGAAGTATGGGATGTATTAGAAGATGTGATCAAAGAACATCCAGTACTACTAAACCGCGCTCCAACACTTCACCGATTGGGTATTCAAGCATTCGAGCCAACGTTGGTTGAAGGTCGCGCGATTCGTTTGCATCCACTTGTATGTACAGCTTATAACGCAGACTTTGACGGAGACCAAATGGCCGTACACGTACCGTTATCAGCTGAAGCTCAAGCAGAAGCGCGTCTTTTAATGCTTGCGGCTCAAAACATTTTGAATCCTAAAGACGGTAAGCCAGTCGTAACACCGTCCCAAGACATGGTATTAGGAAACTATTACTTAACGCTTGAACGTAAAGGAGCTCGTGGAGAAGGCTCAATCTTCTCAAGCCCTAATGAAGTGTTAGTCGCTTACCAAAACGGCAATGTGCACTTGCATAGCCGAATTGCTGTAAAAGCAAGCTCTTTAAACAATAAAACATTTACGGAAGAGCAAAATAAAAAATTCTTGATTACAACAGTAGGTAAAATTATCTTTAATGAAATTTTGCCAGAGTCTTTCCCATACATTAACGAACCAACATCTTACAACTTGGAAGTAGCGACTCCAGACAAATATTTCGTCGACTTGAGAATTGACGATGAAATGTTGAAAGAACTGGAAGCTTCTGAAGAATACAACCAACTTTCTGAAAAAGAAAAAATTGAATATCAACGGAAAGCAGTATTGAAAAAATACATCGAAGATCAAGAGCTCATTACACCTTTCCGCAAAAAATTCTTGGGAAGCATTATCGCGGAAGTATTCAAACGATTCCATATTACGGAAACTTCCAAAATGCTTGACCGCTTGAAAGACTTAGGATTTAAGTATTCAACACGTGCGGGTATTACGGTAAGTATTGCGGACATCCTTGTATTGCCAGAAAAGAAAGAAATCTTGGATAAAGCTCAGAAAAAAGTGGATAAAGTCATGCAACAATTCCGCCGCGGTTTAATTACGGAAGAAGAACGATATGACCGAGTGATTTCCAGCTGGTCTGAGGCGAAAGATGAAATCCAAGCAAAATTAATGAACTCATTACCAAAATTGAACCCAATCTTCATGATGAGTGACTCTGGTGCCCGCGGTAACGCATCGAACTTTACTCAGCTTGCTGGTATGCGTGGTCTGATGGCCAACCCAGCTGGTCGTATCATCGAGCTCCCTATTAAATCTTCCTTCCGCGAAGGTTTAAGCGTATTGGAGTACTTCATTTCGACACACGGTGCCCGTAAAGGTCTTGCCGATACAGCGTTAAAAACAGCGGACTCTGGATATTTGACTCGCCGTCTTGTGGACGTTGCCCAAGACGTGATTATCCGCGAAGAAGATTGCGGTACAGACCGCGGATTAACAATTGGCGCATTAATGGATGGAACTGAAGTCATTGAATCACTGGAAGAACGTATTGTTGGACGATATGCGAAGAAAACAGTACGTCATCCTGAAACAGGCGAAGTGCTTGTAGAACGCGACAGCCTCATCACCCAAGATATTGCTCGTAAAATTATTGATGCTGGCATTGAAAAAGTGACAATTCGTTCAGCCTTTACATGCAATACAAGACATGGTGTATGTAAAAAATGCTACGGCATTAACTTGGCGACTGGTGAAGAAGTTGAAGTGGGTGAAGCAGTTGGTATTATTGCAGCCCAATCCATCGGTGAACCAGGTACCCAATTAACGATGCGTACATTCCACACTGGTGGGGTTGCTGGTAACGACATCACGCAAGGTCTTCCACGTATCCAAGAAATCTTTGAAGCTCGCAATCCAAAAGGGCAAGCGATTATTTCTGAAATCCGAGGCGTGGTGACTGATATTGAAGAAAGCCGCGATGGTTTAAGAGAAATTACAGTTGCCGGCGAAATTGAAACTCGCAAATATCAAGCACCATATAACGCACGCTTGAAAGTGGCGCTTGGAGATGAAGTGGAACCTGGCCAAGTGCTTACAGATGGTTCAATCGATCCAAAACAATTATTGAAAGTAAAAGACGTAGCAACAGTTCAAGAGTATCTGTTAAAAGAAGTTCAAAAAGTATACCGTATGCAAGGGGTAGAAATCGGCGACAAACACATCGAAGTAATGGTTCGCCAAATGCTTCGAAAAGTTCGCGTCATCGAAGCGGGAGATACAGACTTGCTTCCAGGAACGCTTCTTGATATCCATCAATTCACAGATGCAAACAGAGAAGCAATTATGAACGGAAAAATCCCTGCAACTTGCCGTCCGGTTATTCTTGGTATTACAAAAGCATCTCTTGAAACAGAATCGTTCTTATCTGCTGCATCCTTCCAAGAAACAACTCGCGTATTAACAGATGCAGCAATCAAAGGTAAACGAGATCCATTGCTTGGACTCAAAGAAAACGTAATTCTAGGAAAACTTGTTCCAGCAGGTACAGGTATGCAAAGATACCGTCAAATCAAAATCAAAGAAACGCCTGTTGACGCTCAAGATAAAGTAACTTCTGTTGAGTAA
- the rpsG gene encoding 30S ribosomal protein S7 — translation MPRKGPVPKRDVLPDPIYNSKLVTRLINKIMIDGKKGTAQRILYGAFDIVRERTGREPLEVFEEALNNVMPVLEVRARRVGGSNYQVPVEVRPDRRITLGLRYLVNYARLRGEKTMEERLANEILDAANNTGAAVKKREDMHKMAEANKAFAHYRW, via the coding sequence ATGCCACGTAAAGGTCCAGTTCCAAAACGCGACGTGTTACCTGACCCAATTTACAATTCAAAATTAGTAACACGCTTAATCAATAAAATCATGATCGATGGTAAGAAAGGTACTGCACAAAGAATTCTTTACGGTGCGTTTGATATCGTAAGAGAACGTACTGGTAGAGAACCTCTTGAAGTGTTCGAGGAAGCATTAAACAACGTAATGCCAGTTCTTGAGGTACGTGCTCGCCGTGTTGGTGGTTCTAACTATCAAGTACCGGTTGAAGTTCGTCCAGACCGTCGTATTACTTTAGGTCTTCGCTATTTAGTAAACTATGCGCGCCTTCGCGGTGAAAAAACAATGGAAGAGCGTTTAGCGAATGAAATTTTAGATGCTGCAAACAATACTGGTGCTGCAGTGAAAAAACGCGAAGACATGCACAAAATGGCAGAAGCAAACAAAGCATTTGCACACTATCGTTGGTAA
- a CDS encoding 50S ribosomal protein L7ae-like protein: MSYEKVKQATKTIIGTKQAVKAIKAGRAKEIIIAQDAEERITQPVIALAEENGIPVIFVESRKELGKACGIQVGAAVVAIAAD, encoded by the coding sequence ATGTCTTATGAAAAAGTAAAACAGGCAACTAAAACAATCATAGGAACAAAGCAGGCAGTAAAAGCAATAAAAGCTGGCCGGGCTAAAGAGATTATTATTGCACAGGATGCAGAAGAACGGATCACTCAACCCGTTATTGCACTTGCAGAAGAAAATGGAATTCCAGTCATTTTTGTGGAATCCAGAAAAGAGCTTGGCAAAGCGTGCGGAATCCAAGTTGGAGCTGCAGTTGTTGCGATTGCTGCGGATTAG